From one Larimichthys crocea isolate SSNF chromosome XVIII, L_crocea_2.0, whole genome shotgun sequence genomic stretch:
- the LOC104934104 gene encoding immunoglobulin superfamily member 3 isoform X2 translates to MSCSLQSLRRANLLLCLGLFLHCEARVHTEVQAGPLYRVVDSLLSITCNVSGFTDADAEKEFEFRLKKPGTSLEINVISTHKQDFSYSMFSSRVRSKEVTLTHVSPNSVVFKIERLLKGDEGEYDCTAVNIEEDYNGIYSVQTTVNVIDNSLSVSSPATTSLSYNEGDALTLTCQASSNTVQHTHLSLSWYLHKDGEAEAQPIISLNRDFTLSPGQGFEGRYQAGLIRLDKVGEATYKLKMAQLELSDQGRIYCQAQEWIQDPDRSWYSIVQKKAAETTVTVKAREVVPDTSSLLVRISAQQTTLQEGQELSLSCTVDTQNLEEKFFSVAWFRESIKMAEIGPTGILSVGPSYSERSKEGELRAARTGARDYHLKLQPIRTEDQGQYFCRAWPSDRGQDGAFTQRAAQDSSPQLISISATESGLSLSMQSSVSVNKGDSLRLACTVQGVKGLLSVTWQHKASSTATAAFTRVISLSQEGVMEKAEEFMSRKIRATRPAADSFTLEFDEVTLADSGVYQCTVSEWKTDKTKTNSQSQTATVTVDPTDKFVKVSLVSRKSAVALGESVELMCRVKGPRVPITLTWSLQRDSSSNPDTILTLYSNGGISWFGDESTYQLRVENKNNEVVHYLLINGASQRESGSYQCSVSVFRENVYKKLPPSNQLALSVQNPVSKLAVTTALSLTSDVNTDVEIKCSVITETSPSSRYAVTWLLQEGAENKTIISSDRDALITFGPQVEQSLRQRISMRRAKGPSFELTIRRAEVSDKGSYICQVVEWIQAPRGEWYQLSQVFRTTKITVTEPVSKLAVTSTPTLTSDINTDVEIKCSVTSETPASSRYAVTWLLQQGAENKTIISSDRDALITFGPQVEQSLRQRISMKRTKGPSFELTIRQTQISDKGSYICEVVEWLQDPRGEWYQLSQVSETTEIILIEPANDLRLEKIEQRLTTSEGNEVEVTCNIISGATSPSFFYKVSWFYTGPGSSVTNTLVELDHTGLLSYLESEGLRGLQRRLRLSRPTQNSFYLGIQRAHEEDSGTYKCRVEQYQLDRDGQWQQRASEDGGPTTLTVNLAGKNLSVLKEAKELNRSTSQDFTIPCHITKQSSNESEFQVTWFWQKETGNKQSPIFTAYRNSTLEDKSGNAVQLRFSHALPNQFSLMVIKPNPEHRGLYYCEVEEWLQSLSHGWRKVAVETSGNLTVHVYAEGRANAHSEPPCRSGMWIGIFVAFVICTIVAVAMVVVKIFHNKGKKSEPSLWAEQPLNPKPSAED, encoded by the exons ATGAGCTGCTCCCTGCAATCCTTGAGGAGGGCCAATTTGCTCCTCTGTCTGGGCCTATTTCTGCACTGTG AAGCCAGAGTGCACACTGAAGTACAGGCGGGGCCTCTTTATCGTGTGGTGGactctctgctctccatcaCCTGCAATGTGAGCGGCTTCACCGACGCCGATGCTGAAAAAGAATTTGAATTCCGTCTCAAGAAGCCCGGAACGTCATTAGAGATCAACGTCATCAGCACACATAAACAAGACTTTAGCTATTCGATGTTTTCAAGCCGTGTGAGGAGCAAGGAAGTCACTTTGACACACGTGTCTCCAAACTCGGTCGTCTTTAAGATAGAAAGGCTGCTGAAAGGCGATGAGGGGGAATATGACTGTACTGCAGTTAACATAGAAGAGGATTATAATGGAATCTACAGTGTTCAGACAACTGTGAATG TGATTGACAACTCCCTGAGTGTTTCATCACCTGCCACCACCTCACTGAGCTATAATGAGGGTGACGCTCTCACTTTAACATGCCAAGCCTCCAGCAACACCGTCCAGCACACccatctgtctctttcctgGTACCTCCATAAAGACGGCGAGGCCGAGGCTCAGCCTATCATTTCTCTGAACAGAGATTTCACGCTGAGCCCCGGCCAGGGATTCGAAGGCCGTTACCAAGCCGGACTCATAAGGTTAGATAAAGTGGGAGAGGCCACGTACAAACTGAAGATGGCTCAACTGGAGCTGTCAGACCAAGGCAGGATCTACTGCCAGGCTCAGGAGTGGATCCAAGATCCCGACCGCTCCTGGTACTCTATCGTACAGAAGAAGGCAGCAGAAACTACCGTGACTGTTAAAGCCAGAG AGGTGGTGCCAGACACGTCGTCTCTGCTGGTGAGAATCTCAGCACAGCAGACAACCCTGCAGGAGGGGCAAGAGCTGTCGCTATCCTGCACAGTAGACACACAGAACCTGGAGGAAAAGTTCTTCTCTGTAGCCTGGTTTAGGGAAAGTATTAAGATGGCTGAGATTGGCCCTACAGGCATTTTGTCTGTGGGGCCCAGCTATAGCGAGCGATCGAAAGAAGGAGAGCTCAGGGCAGCCCGAACAGGGGCCAGAGATTACCATCTCAAATTGCAGCCTATCAGAACCGAGGACCAAGGACAGTATTTCTGCAGAGCATGGCCTTCTGATAGAGGCCAGGATGGTGCATTTACCCAGAGAGCAGCCCAAGACTCCAGCCCCCAACTAATCAGCATCTCGGCCACAG AAAGCGGCCTCTCGCTCTCAATGCAAAGCAGCGTGAGTGTCAACAAAGGTGACAGCCTGCGTCTCGCCTGTACGGTGCAAGGGGTCAAAGGTCTGCTCTCCGTCACCTGGCAACACAAAGCATCCTCCACAGCAACGGCCGCGTTCACCAGAGTCATCAGCCTGAGTCAGGAGGGCGTCATGGAGAAAGCGGAGGAGTTCATGAGTCGCAAAATAAGAGCAACGCGCCCGGCAGCCGACAGCTTCACCCTGGAGTTTGATGAGGTCACGCTGGCTGATTCAGGAGTCTACCAGTGTACTGTGTCTGAATGGAAAACGGATAAGACCAAGACCAACAGCCAGTCACAGACTGCCACTGTGACAGTGGATCCTACAG ATAAGTTCGTGAAAGTATCTCTTGTAAGTCGCAAGAGTGCAGTGGCTCTAGGAGAAAGTGTGGAGTTGATGTGCCGGGTCAAAGGTCCACGTGTACCGATAACACTGACTTGGAGCCTGCAGCGCGACTCCTCGTCCAACCCAGATACCATCCTGACGCTGTACTCCAATGGTGGCATCAGCTGGTTCGGAGACGAAAGTACCTACCAGCTGAGAGTcgagaacaaaaacaatgaagttGTTCACTATCTTCTTATCAATGGGGCGAGTCAAAGGGAGTCGGGAAGCTACCAgtgtagtgtgtctgtgttccgGGAGAATGTATACAAGAAACTGCCTCCATCCAACCAACTGGCTTTGAGTGTGCAGAACCCAG TGAGCAAGCTCGCTGTGACCACCGCACTCTCCTTGACTAGTGATGTCAACACCGACGTAGAAATAAAATGCTCAGTCATCACAGAAACCTCTCCGTCTTCCCGCTATGCCGTCACCTGGCTGCTCCAGGAAGGGGCAGAAAATAAGACCATCATAAGCTCGGACCGGGATGCCCTTATAACATTCGGACCCCAGGTAGAGCAGAGCCTCAGACAGCGAATCAGCATGAGGCGCGCTAAGGGTCCCAGCTTTGAGCTGACTATTCGGCGAGCTGAGGTCTCAGACAAAGGTTCATACATATGTCAGGTGGTGGAGTGGATACAAGCTCCTCGTGGTGAATGGTATCAGCTCTCGCAGGTGTTCAGAACTACAAAGATAACAGTTACTGAGCCCG TGAGTAAGCTCGCTGTgacctccacccccaccctgACAAGTGATATCAACACCGACGTCGAAATAAAATGCTCTGTTACCTCAGAAACCCCTGCGTCTTCTCGCTATGCCGTCACCTGGCTGCTCCAGCAAGGGGCAGAAAATAAGACCATCATAAGCTCGGACCGGGATGCCCTTATAACATTCGGACCCCAGGTAGAGCAGAGCCTCAGACAGCGAATCAGCATGAAGCGCACTAAGGGTCCCAGCTTTGAGCTGACTATTCGACAAACTCAGATCTCCGACAAAGGCTCATACATTTGCGAGGTGGTGGAGTGGCTACAAGATCCTCGTGGTGAATGGTATCAGCTCTCACAGGTGTCCGAAACTACAGAAATAATTCTTATTGAACCtg CCAATGACCTTAGACTAGAAAAGATAGAGCAGAGGCTGACTACCTCGGAGGGAAACGAGGTGGAGGTCACGTGTAACATCATCTCAGGTGCAACCAGTCCTTCCTTTTTCTACAAAGTCTCTTGGTTCTACACCGGGCCCGGTTCTTCTGTCACAAATACGCTAGTGGAGCTCGATCACACAGGTCTGCTGAGTTACCTGGAGAGCGAGGGGCTCAGAGGCCTGCAGCGGCGGCTTCGTCTCTCAAGACCCACCCAGAACAGTTTCTACTTGGGGATTCAGAGGGCACATGAAGAGGATAGCGGGACCTACAAGTGCCGGGTTGAACAATACCAGCTGGATCGTGATGGTCAATGGCAACAAAGGGCTTCAGAAGACGGTGGCCCCACCACGCTGACTGTAAATCTTGCAG GAAAAAACCTGTCCGTTTTAAAGGAAGCAAAGGAGTTGAATAGGAGCACGTCCCAGGATTTCACAATCCCGTGTCATATCACCAAACAATCCAGCAATGAATCCGAGTTCCAGGTCACGTGGTTTTGGCAGAAAGAGACgggaaataaacaaagtccCATATTCACAGCTTATCGAAACTCCACCCTAGAAGACAAGTCTGGGAATGCTGTTCAGCTAAGATTTAGCCATGCTTTGCCAAACCAGTTCAGCCTTATGGTCATAAAGCCAAATCCTGAACACAGAGGCCTGTATTACTGCGAGGTCGAAGAGTGGCTCCAATCTCTGTCCCATGGGTGGAGGAAGGTTGCAGTGGAAACATCAGGAAATTTGACTGTTCACGTCTACGCAGAAG GACGCGCTAACGCCCACTCTGAGCCACCATGCAGGTCGGGTATGTGGATCGGGATTTTCGTAGCTTTTGTCATCTGCACTATAGTGGCCGTAGCCATGGTGGTGGTGaagatatttcacaataaaggaAAGAAGTCGGAACCATCTCTGTGGGCAGAACAGCCTTTGAACCCCAAACCCAGTGCAGAGGACTAA
- the LOC104934104 gene encoding immunoglobulin superfamily member 3 isoform X1 — protein MSCSLQSLRRANLLLCLGLFLHCAEARVHTEVQAGPLYRVVDSLLSITCNVSGFTDADAEKEFEFRLKKPGTSLEINVISTHKQDFSYSMFSSRVRSKEVTLTHVSPNSVVFKIERLLKGDEGEYDCTAVNIEEDYNGIYSVQTTVNVIDNSLSVSSPATTSLSYNEGDALTLTCQASSNTVQHTHLSLSWYLHKDGEAEAQPIISLNRDFTLSPGQGFEGRYQAGLIRLDKVGEATYKLKMAQLELSDQGRIYCQAQEWIQDPDRSWYSIVQKKAAETTVTVKAREVVPDTSSLLVRISAQQTTLQEGQELSLSCTVDTQNLEEKFFSVAWFRESIKMAEIGPTGILSVGPSYSERSKEGELRAARTGARDYHLKLQPIRTEDQGQYFCRAWPSDRGQDGAFTQRAAQDSSPQLISISATESGLSLSMQSSVSVNKGDSLRLACTVQGVKGLLSVTWQHKASSTATAAFTRVISLSQEGVMEKAEEFMSRKIRATRPAADSFTLEFDEVTLADSGVYQCTVSEWKTDKTKTNSQSQTATVTVDPTDKFVKVSLVSRKSAVALGESVELMCRVKGPRVPITLTWSLQRDSSSNPDTILTLYSNGGISWFGDESTYQLRVENKNNEVVHYLLINGASQRESGSYQCSVSVFRENVYKKLPPSNQLALSVQNPVSKLAVTTALSLTSDVNTDVEIKCSVITETSPSSRYAVTWLLQEGAENKTIISSDRDALITFGPQVEQSLRQRISMRRAKGPSFELTIRRAEVSDKGSYICQVVEWIQAPRGEWYQLSQVFRTTKITVTEPVSKLAVTSTPTLTSDINTDVEIKCSVTSETPASSRYAVTWLLQQGAENKTIISSDRDALITFGPQVEQSLRQRISMKRTKGPSFELTIRQTQISDKGSYICEVVEWLQDPRGEWYQLSQVSETTEIILIEPANDLRLEKIEQRLTTSEGNEVEVTCNIISGATSPSFFYKVSWFYTGPGSSVTNTLVELDHTGLLSYLESEGLRGLQRRLRLSRPTQNSFYLGIQRAHEEDSGTYKCRVEQYQLDRDGQWQQRASEDGGPTTLTVNLAGKNLSVLKEAKELNRSTSQDFTIPCHITKQSSNESEFQVTWFWQKETGNKQSPIFTAYRNSTLEDKSGNAVQLRFSHALPNQFSLMVIKPNPEHRGLYYCEVEEWLQSLSHGWRKVAVETSGNLTVHVYAEGRANAHSEPPCRSGMWIGIFVAFVICTIVAVAMVVVKIFHNKGKKSEPSLWAEQPLNPKPSAED, from the exons ATGAGCTGCTCCCTGCAATCCTTGAGGAGGGCCAATTTGCTCCTCTGTCTGGGCCTATTTCTGCACTGTG CAGAAGCCAGAGTGCACACTGAAGTACAGGCGGGGCCTCTTTATCGTGTGGTGGactctctgctctccatcaCCTGCAATGTGAGCGGCTTCACCGACGCCGATGCTGAAAAAGAATTTGAATTCCGTCTCAAGAAGCCCGGAACGTCATTAGAGATCAACGTCATCAGCACACATAAACAAGACTTTAGCTATTCGATGTTTTCAAGCCGTGTGAGGAGCAAGGAAGTCACTTTGACACACGTGTCTCCAAACTCGGTCGTCTTTAAGATAGAAAGGCTGCTGAAAGGCGATGAGGGGGAATATGACTGTACTGCAGTTAACATAGAAGAGGATTATAATGGAATCTACAGTGTTCAGACAACTGTGAATG TGATTGACAACTCCCTGAGTGTTTCATCACCTGCCACCACCTCACTGAGCTATAATGAGGGTGACGCTCTCACTTTAACATGCCAAGCCTCCAGCAACACCGTCCAGCACACccatctgtctctttcctgGTACCTCCATAAAGACGGCGAGGCCGAGGCTCAGCCTATCATTTCTCTGAACAGAGATTTCACGCTGAGCCCCGGCCAGGGATTCGAAGGCCGTTACCAAGCCGGACTCATAAGGTTAGATAAAGTGGGAGAGGCCACGTACAAACTGAAGATGGCTCAACTGGAGCTGTCAGACCAAGGCAGGATCTACTGCCAGGCTCAGGAGTGGATCCAAGATCCCGACCGCTCCTGGTACTCTATCGTACAGAAGAAGGCAGCAGAAACTACCGTGACTGTTAAAGCCAGAG AGGTGGTGCCAGACACGTCGTCTCTGCTGGTGAGAATCTCAGCACAGCAGACAACCCTGCAGGAGGGGCAAGAGCTGTCGCTATCCTGCACAGTAGACACACAGAACCTGGAGGAAAAGTTCTTCTCTGTAGCCTGGTTTAGGGAAAGTATTAAGATGGCTGAGATTGGCCCTACAGGCATTTTGTCTGTGGGGCCCAGCTATAGCGAGCGATCGAAAGAAGGAGAGCTCAGGGCAGCCCGAACAGGGGCCAGAGATTACCATCTCAAATTGCAGCCTATCAGAACCGAGGACCAAGGACAGTATTTCTGCAGAGCATGGCCTTCTGATAGAGGCCAGGATGGTGCATTTACCCAGAGAGCAGCCCAAGACTCCAGCCCCCAACTAATCAGCATCTCGGCCACAG AAAGCGGCCTCTCGCTCTCAATGCAAAGCAGCGTGAGTGTCAACAAAGGTGACAGCCTGCGTCTCGCCTGTACGGTGCAAGGGGTCAAAGGTCTGCTCTCCGTCACCTGGCAACACAAAGCATCCTCCACAGCAACGGCCGCGTTCACCAGAGTCATCAGCCTGAGTCAGGAGGGCGTCATGGAGAAAGCGGAGGAGTTCATGAGTCGCAAAATAAGAGCAACGCGCCCGGCAGCCGACAGCTTCACCCTGGAGTTTGATGAGGTCACGCTGGCTGATTCAGGAGTCTACCAGTGTACTGTGTCTGAATGGAAAACGGATAAGACCAAGACCAACAGCCAGTCACAGACTGCCACTGTGACAGTGGATCCTACAG ATAAGTTCGTGAAAGTATCTCTTGTAAGTCGCAAGAGTGCAGTGGCTCTAGGAGAAAGTGTGGAGTTGATGTGCCGGGTCAAAGGTCCACGTGTACCGATAACACTGACTTGGAGCCTGCAGCGCGACTCCTCGTCCAACCCAGATACCATCCTGACGCTGTACTCCAATGGTGGCATCAGCTGGTTCGGAGACGAAAGTACCTACCAGCTGAGAGTcgagaacaaaaacaatgaagttGTTCACTATCTTCTTATCAATGGGGCGAGTCAAAGGGAGTCGGGAAGCTACCAgtgtagtgtgtctgtgttccgGGAGAATGTATACAAGAAACTGCCTCCATCCAACCAACTGGCTTTGAGTGTGCAGAACCCAG TGAGCAAGCTCGCTGTGACCACCGCACTCTCCTTGACTAGTGATGTCAACACCGACGTAGAAATAAAATGCTCAGTCATCACAGAAACCTCTCCGTCTTCCCGCTATGCCGTCACCTGGCTGCTCCAGGAAGGGGCAGAAAATAAGACCATCATAAGCTCGGACCGGGATGCCCTTATAACATTCGGACCCCAGGTAGAGCAGAGCCTCAGACAGCGAATCAGCATGAGGCGCGCTAAGGGTCCCAGCTTTGAGCTGACTATTCGGCGAGCTGAGGTCTCAGACAAAGGTTCATACATATGTCAGGTGGTGGAGTGGATACAAGCTCCTCGTGGTGAATGGTATCAGCTCTCGCAGGTGTTCAGAACTACAAAGATAACAGTTACTGAGCCCG TGAGTAAGCTCGCTGTgacctccacccccaccctgACAAGTGATATCAACACCGACGTCGAAATAAAATGCTCTGTTACCTCAGAAACCCCTGCGTCTTCTCGCTATGCCGTCACCTGGCTGCTCCAGCAAGGGGCAGAAAATAAGACCATCATAAGCTCGGACCGGGATGCCCTTATAACATTCGGACCCCAGGTAGAGCAGAGCCTCAGACAGCGAATCAGCATGAAGCGCACTAAGGGTCCCAGCTTTGAGCTGACTATTCGACAAACTCAGATCTCCGACAAAGGCTCATACATTTGCGAGGTGGTGGAGTGGCTACAAGATCCTCGTGGTGAATGGTATCAGCTCTCACAGGTGTCCGAAACTACAGAAATAATTCTTATTGAACCtg CCAATGACCTTAGACTAGAAAAGATAGAGCAGAGGCTGACTACCTCGGAGGGAAACGAGGTGGAGGTCACGTGTAACATCATCTCAGGTGCAACCAGTCCTTCCTTTTTCTACAAAGTCTCTTGGTTCTACACCGGGCCCGGTTCTTCTGTCACAAATACGCTAGTGGAGCTCGATCACACAGGTCTGCTGAGTTACCTGGAGAGCGAGGGGCTCAGAGGCCTGCAGCGGCGGCTTCGTCTCTCAAGACCCACCCAGAACAGTTTCTACTTGGGGATTCAGAGGGCACATGAAGAGGATAGCGGGACCTACAAGTGCCGGGTTGAACAATACCAGCTGGATCGTGATGGTCAATGGCAACAAAGGGCTTCAGAAGACGGTGGCCCCACCACGCTGACTGTAAATCTTGCAG GAAAAAACCTGTCCGTTTTAAAGGAAGCAAAGGAGTTGAATAGGAGCACGTCCCAGGATTTCACAATCCCGTGTCATATCACCAAACAATCCAGCAATGAATCCGAGTTCCAGGTCACGTGGTTTTGGCAGAAAGAGACgggaaataaacaaagtccCATATTCACAGCTTATCGAAACTCCACCCTAGAAGACAAGTCTGGGAATGCTGTTCAGCTAAGATTTAGCCATGCTTTGCCAAACCAGTTCAGCCTTATGGTCATAAAGCCAAATCCTGAACACAGAGGCCTGTATTACTGCGAGGTCGAAGAGTGGCTCCAATCTCTGTCCCATGGGTGGAGGAAGGTTGCAGTGGAAACATCAGGAAATTTGACTGTTCACGTCTACGCAGAAG GACGCGCTAACGCCCACTCTGAGCCACCATGCAGGTCGGGTATGTGGATCGGGATTTTCGTAGCTTTTGTCATCTGCACTATAGTGGCCGTAGCCATGGTGGTGGTGaagatatttcacaataaaggaAAGAAGTCGGAACCATCTCTGTGGGCAGAACAGCCTTTGAACCCCAAACCCAGTGCAGAGGACTAA